The nucleotide sequence CAAAGGCGACGCGGCTAAAGTAGGCTGGATTCAGATTGTCGATCAAACGTTGGCGCAGCTCTCGGTTGCGCCGCGCTGCAGTCTGAACGCCTGTCGGCAGGTGCAATTGTTCGAGGACGGCGTTCAGGGCCGCCGCCTGCGACATGCTGCCGGTACTGTATTCAAAAAATTTTCCATCGCTGTGCGGCCGCCAGCTGTGGTTCAGGTAATCTTCGCCCTGCTCCATTAGATCGGCGCCGGCCATTGTGCAACCGAGTTCGGCGCGCAGTCTGGCGCTGGTATAGAGCAGACCGGTTCCAATAGGTCCCATCAGCCATTTCCAACCGGAGGCGGCCACAGCATCAATGTTCCAGGCTTCGGGACGCACAGGAATGGCCCCCAGGCTCTGGGCGGCGTCGACAATCAACCACGCGCCGTACTCTTTGCATAGCGCGCCGATGGCGGCCAGGTCTGCACAAAAGCCGCTGGCAAACTGGACATGGCTGATGGCCACAGCGCGCACGCCGCCAGCGCCCAGCTCCCGACGCAGATCTTCGATGGCGAAGGCGCGCGGCAACCCGGCCGCAAGTCCGCTGCCGCCATCGACGTCGCGTAGCAGATCCAGTTTTGCGCCGCGCGATTCAATCAAGCGCCACGGATAGTGATTCGAGGGATATTCGTGGACGTAGCTGAGAATTCGATCCCCGCCTTGCAAGCGCAGACCATTGGCAATCATCGAAAGCCCTTCGGCCGTGTTGCGCAAAAAGGAAAGATTGGCGCTGTCCGTCTCAAGCAGCGCCGCTGCGCTGCGATGAAAGGCGGCGATCGGATCGCCCAGACGACGAAAGACCTCCGCGCCGTAGCGCATGTGCGTTTCATCCCACTGCTGCGCCGCCTGCATGGCGCCCGGAAAAAGCGGGGCTATGCCGCAATGGTTCAGGTAGATTCTTTCCTCTTGAATGGGCAGCCTGGCGGCGCCCGTTTCAGTGGATGACAGGTTCAAGGGTCACCTCGGCTGGCGGAAGCGCCAGTCGCGACCATTGCGGCGAGTAGCCATGCACGCGTCGCGTAGCTTTGCCGGCGTCATCGACCAGCGGAAGTCCGGCGGCGGCCCAGGCAAAGAGTCCGCCCTGCAGGTTCAGGGCAACGATGTTAGCATTGGTCGGCAGGTAGGCCTTGATTTGGCCGGCGAGGCGAGCGGACCGGGCGCCCGCTGCACAGTAGACGACAACGCTTCGCCGCAGCGTGTCCGGCGCCCCAATAAAGCGACGCAGCTCGGCAATCGATGCCGCCGCGGCCTCGGGATCGACGGCGATGGCGCCCGCAAGCCGCGAGACGCTCTGTTCCTGCACCGTCCGTGCATCGAGCAGCAGCACCCGATCAGGAGCTGCCGCCAGCAGACTTGCCAATTCTACTGGCGATATCTCGTCCACGCCGGCGGCTGCGGCTGAGCGCCGGGACAGCAGATGAAGCTCCTCCTGGGCCATGGAATGACTGTTGCAGCTCAACAGGCCAAAAAGCGCTACAAGGAGCGGCCAGAATCGAGCCCTGCCCAACAATTTCATGCCCTTTGGTCCCGGGGATTGCCAGAAAAAGCGATTGTCACAGGATTTCATGACGGGGAAACCGACTATTTTCTCACAGGTTTCGAACTTTTTTTTACAAAGTTGCGTCGCCCCGGCCAATGCCGCCGCCCCGGACAGGAACATGACCCTCAGCGCCAAACTTCGAATCGCCATCCTGGTAGCCGCCCTTGTTGGCCTGCCATACCTCTCCCCTGGCGCAATTCTGGCCAATGCTCGCGACGGCAGCGATCCGGAGAGCTTCGGCCAACCCAATCTGCTGAAGGTCTACGTGGATAACGGCTCGATCCAGAGCTATCGCGGACGCCTGGGGCAGTGGATTGCTCCTGGCGGAGAGGCGCTTTCGGCCATCGCCCGGCGCTACGGCGTCAGCGTAGACGAGATCCGCGAGGTCAACGGCGGGAATCTAAGCGGCCCGCTGGTCTTTGCACCAATGAGCCTGGAAATGTATGACCGCCTGGTTTCCGAGGGCCGCGGACGTCGCGAAGTCGAAATCGATCGGCGCAAGTTTCTGTGGCCGGTGGAAGAGCCGCACTACACCTCGCGCTACGGAAACCGTCGCGGCGGCATGCATACCGGTCTGGACATGGGCTGCGCGCCAAACACCGTTGTCGTGGCGGCGGCGGACGGAGTGGTCGTCGACAGCGGCTGGTACGGCGCTCTTGGCCAGGCCATTGCCATTCAGCACGATAACGATCTGGTTACCTGGTATGGGCACAACAACCGTTTGCTGGCAAGGGTCGGCGAGCGCGTCAAGCGCGGGCAGGCGATTGCACTCTCCGGCAGTACCGGCCGCTCCACCGGTCCGCACGTGCACTTTGAAGTCCGTTTCCTGGGCGTGGCCATGAACCCGGAGGACTTCCTGCAATTTGGGTTCACGCAGCCTGCTCTGGTGCTGCGCGAGGAATCGCCGTTGGACAACGAAGTGGAAGGCGCAGCGGACGCCGGCGGCGCCGCCAGCGAATCGCGACTGGGCAATTGATTCAGACGTCGATGTTGACTGGCCGCTGGGCCCCCGAGGTGCGCGAAGCGCTGCTGCAGCGACTGCAGGGCCCCCCCGGGCTGGCCGCCTTTGACTTCGACAACACCTTGATTCACAATGATCTGGGCGAAGCCTGTATGTACTACATACTTTTCCAGGGTCTCGTCGCCGGCGACCGCGAAGAGTTCTGGAAAATATTTCAATCGCCAGCATCGGTTGAACACGCTGACGTTGCCGCTGCACAAAGCGCCTGGGCGCTAATCCGCGATAGCTTTGCCGAAGATACCGACGCGCTGCTTTCCTTTGCCGCTCTCTGTTTGCAATTGTACGATCGGATTTACCACAGCGAAGGAATGGCCGCGGCCTATCGTTGGTCGCGTATTTTCTTCAGCTTCATGCCGGTCGAGGAATTGCAGCGCATTGCTCGCTATGTCTTTGAGAGTGAATGTATGCGCGAGCTGAATCAGGCGCGCATCGGCCCGGAGCTCAGGATTCCGCAGGGTCTGCGCGTAATCGAAGAACTGCGCGCGCTGATTGCAGTGTTGCTGGAAAAAAAATGGCAGGTGCGCGTGGTCACTGCTTCGCCGGAGCTGGTAATCAGCGCGGTGGTTGAGGACTGGGGTCTTCGCGCCGCTGATGTTCTGGGGATGCGGCTTTACGAGAGCGCGGGCGAGCTGCGTCCAGAAATTCTGGAGCCCTATCCCATCCAGCAGGGCAAGGTTGAGTGCTTGCTGGAAAAGGCCGGAGCGACGCCTGATCTGGCCGTCGGCGATTCGCGCGGCGATGCCGAAATGCTGGAGGCGGCGGGCCTGGCTATTTTGATTGATCGGGAGATTCCCGACCTCCGCCAGCGCCTGCAGACGCATGGAGCGTTGCTGCAGCCGCGATTCATACAGCCGGTCTAACGGACGCCGCGTCGGAAAAAGTGTTTACAGGTCGCGGTACGCCCGCCGCGCTTCGGCAGAATGCGCTCTGTGCGGCGCGCGGCGGCCAAAGCCCTGCGCCCAACAAGCGAGGTGCGATGAGCCCGCCGGCAAGCAAGAACAGCGCTCTGGCGCCTGCCAGAATTGCGACGGAGGACGTCCCGCTTGCCGCCTTGCCTGCGGCAACACAGACCGCGGTGGAAGCCACGGCGGCTAATCAGCAGCCGGTCTCCCGGAGCTGGCGTTTCCTGGCCGTCGCGCCTGATGCTGTCGATCTTGCCGCAATTCTGGAGATCGTCTACACTGCTTACCTGATGCGCCAGCGACAGGCGCAGTGTCATACAGCAGCGCTGGTTCATCCGCAGAACGTCGAATTGTTGCAAAGCTTTGCTCTGTTTGACGAAGTGGAGGCGATTGATGAAGAGCGTGCAGGAGCGCAGATCCGCGCTTATCGTCCGCAGGCGATCTATCTGCCCGATCGCAATCTTCGCTTGCATCTTGCATCGGCATTCAGCGGCGCTCGTTTGCGCATTGGCGGTTCGCGCAGTCGTCTGCTTTCGGCCTTCTTGCGCACCCATCGCCTGCACCTGAGCTCAGACCTGGAGAAATTGCAACGCCGCGGTCTGGATCTTTTTCCAGAACTTGTTGATCTTCGTCTGCAATTGCCGCAGGCGGCGGCGCCTTCGGCGCAGATCTGGATTTCGATTTTTGAGGAACACGACCTTACCGGCGCGTGGCCAGCAGGACATGCGGCGCGACTGGCGCGCATGTGCGCCACTCTTGGCTTGAAGGCTGTATTCCCGGCGCCAACACTGCCGCAGGAGGCCAGCGATGAGGTGCGCATGAAGCGCGCTCAGGATCTGGCCTACTTACGCAGCCGCTGTCCAGAAGCGGAAATCATCGATGCTGCACGACCCATGGATCGTGCGCTGGGCATTGCCAATGCGGCCCTTGTTGTCTGCGCGGCCGGGCCGGAAAGCGTCCTGGCGGCGATGCTTGGACGGCCGGTGGTCATACTGCACGACATGAAGTCGCACCGCGATCATCCCGGCCTGGTGCGGCCGGCCGGTCTGCACAGCAACTCAGCGCCCGAGGAACGGCCAGAATTTTTGCAGAAGGATGGCCGCAGCTTCTTTGAGCGCGCCTTGCAGCGTCTCTCTTCGGAGAACTCGCCGCTCAGCTCTTATCTGATTCGCCTTTCGCACTCCTTTGAACGACACGTGGCGCCCACCGTAGAGGAGTGTATCAACGCCTGCCAGTCCTGCGGCTATCACAGCTGCGTGGAATATATTTCTCCGGAACGCGTTTTTGAGCAGATCAAGAAGACGACCCTGCCATTCTGAGTCATGACGCTGCGCGGCGAGGGCCTGGTCAAGAGCGTCGTCGCCGAGGGCGGCGAAGATGATCGCGCGCTGCGGCCGCCGCGGCTGGCAGATTTCATCGGCCAGAGCGACCTGAAAGAAAAACTGTCGGTGGCCATGATCGCGGCGCGCACCCGCGGCGAGGTTCTGGATCATACCTTGTTCAGCGGTCCGCCTGGTCTTGGCAAAACCACGCTGGCGGCGATAGTGGCGGCGGAAATGGGCGGGCGTCTGCAAAGCACCACGGCGCCGGCGATTACGCGCCCCGGCGATCTGGCGCGATTGCTGACGCTGCTGGAGAAGGGCGATATCCTTTTTCTGGATGAGATACATCGACTCAGTCCGGTCTGTGAAGAAATCCTCTACCAGGCAATGGAGGATCGGGCTATCGACTTTATCCTGGGCGAGGGCGCGGCCGCCCAGAGCGTCAAACTGAAGCTGCAGCCCTTCACCCTGATTGGCGCCACAACGCGCGCCGGCTTGCTTTCCTCGCCGCTCAAGACGCGCTTTGGGCTGGAACTGCGCCTCGACTTCTACGCTGCGGAGGATCTGGCCCGGATTGTTCAGCGCAGCGCCGCCATCCTGCGAATGAAGCTGAGCGAGGGGGCGGCTCTGGCCCTGGCGGCTCGAGCGCGGATGACTCCGCGGGTGGCCAATCGGCTGCTGCGCCGCTTGCGCGACTATGCTACAGTGGAAGCGCAGGAACTCATCGATACTCAGTTTGCAGCGGCGCGCCTCGATGCCCTGGGGATTGATGAATTGGGACTGGTCGAACTGGACCGTCGACTGCTATCCTTGTTGATAGGTCGCTATCGCGGCGGGCCGGTTGGTCTGCGCACCCTGGCAGCGCTGGTCGACGAGGAGGAACGTACGCTGGAAGAGGACCACGAGCCCTATATGCTGCGCCTGGGATTGATGGA is from Leptospirales bacterium and encodes:
- a CDS encoding aminotransferase class V-fold PLP-dependent enzyme is translated as MNLSSTETGAARLPIQEERIYLNHCGIAPLFPGAMQAAQQWDETHMRYGAEVFRRLGDPIAAFHRSAAALLETDSANLSFLRNTAEGLSMIANGLRLQGGDRILSYVHEYPSNHYPWRLIESRGAKLDLLRDVDGGSGLAAGLPRAFAIEDLRRELGAGGVRAVAISHVQFASGFCADLAAIGALCKEYGAWLIVDAAQSLGAIPVRPEAWNIDAVAASGWKWLMGPIGTGLLYTSARLRAELGCTMAGADLMEQGEDYLNHSWRPHSDGKFFEYSTGSMSQAAALNAVLEQLHLPTGVQTAARRNRELRQRLIDNLNPAYFSRVAFDAPESPIQSWRVERAEELARSAAERGVVVTVRGGYLRTAPHFYMNENEMDRAAALLNEAAAAL
- a CDS encoding rhodanese-like domain-containing protein; this translates as MKLLGRARFWPLLVALFGLLSCNSHSMAQEELHLLSRRSAAAAGVDEISPVELASLLAAAPDRVLLLDARTVQEQSVSRLAGAIAVDPEAAAASIAELRRFIGAPDTLRRSVVVYCAAGARSARLAGQIKAYLPTNANIVALNLQGGLFAWAAAGLPLVDDAGKATRRVHGYSPQWSRLALPPAEVTLEPVIH
- a CDS encoding LysM peptidoglycan-binding domain-containing M23 family metallopeptidase, coding for MTLSAKLRIAILVAALVGLPYLSPGAILANARDGSDPESFGQPNLLKVYVDNGSIQSYRGRLGQWIAPGGEALSAIARRYGVSVDEIREVNGGNLSGPLVFAPMSLEMYDRLVSEGRGRREVEIDRRKFLWPVEEPHYTSRYGNRRGGMHTGLDMGCAPNTVVVAAADGVVVDSGWYGALGQAIAIQHDNDLVTWYGHNNRLLARVGERVKRGQAIALSGSTGRSTGPHVHFEVRFLGVAMNPEDFLQFGFTQPALVLREESPLDNEVEGAADAGGAASESRLGN
- the ruvB gene encoding Holliday junction branch migration DNA helicase RuvB, whose amino-acid sequence is MTLRGEGLVKSVVAEGGEDDRALRPPRLADFIGQSDLKEKLSVAMIAARTRGEVLDHTLFSGPPGLGKTTLAAIVAAEMGGRLQSTTAPAITRPGDLARLLTLLEKGDILFLDEIHRLSPVCEEILYQAMEDRAIDFILGEGAAAQSVKLKLQPFTLIGATTRAGLLSSPLKTRFGLELRLDFYAAEDLARIVQRSAAILRMKLSEGAALALAARARMTPRVANRLLRRLRDYATVEAQELIDTQFAAARLDALGIDELGLVELDRRLLSLLIGRYRGGPVGLRTLAALVDEEERTLEEDHEPYMLRLGLMEKTPQGRVATRMAYQHLGIAAQNAAAEGDERLPF